One part of the Schistocerca piceifrons isolate TAMUIC-IGC-003096 chromosome 2, iqSchPice1.1, whole genome shotgun sequence genome encodes these proteins:
- the LOC124776359 gene encoding uncharacterized protein LOC124776359, giving the protein MTKFWKVLECFQQSVSTNNEDIMNNQSCKSSVELQHVQSTRSTCIIPPFNKNADFKWVEDKSEPITAVYPPANYQDCLGMPPNEQFEKFFHDAILQNICDESEKYARFLEKPNPNNTLEELKVFIGILLVTDYNYHPCVRSFWGNDGDLKNEMVSNAMQRNSFQQILQFLHFEGSRKKRK; this is encoded by the coding sequence ATGACAAAATTTTGGAAAGTTTTAGAATGTTTTCAACAATCTGTGAGTACTAATAATGAAGATATTATGAACAATCAATCTTGCAAGTCTTCAGTGGAGTTACAACATGTTCAGTCAACAAGGTCTACGTGTATAATTCCACCATTCAACAAGAACGCAGATTTCAAATGGGTAGAAGACAAATCTGAACCAATTACTGCTGTATATCCTCCCGCTAATTACCAGGATTGTTTGGGAATGCCACCCAATGAACAATTTGAGAAATTTTTCCATGATgctatattacaaaatatttgtgatGAGTCAGAAAAGTATGCTAGATTTCTTGAGAAGCCTAATCCAAACAATACCTTGGAAGAGTTGAAAGTCTTTATTGGCATTTTACTTGTAACTGACTACAACTATCACCCATGTGTACGATCATTTTGGGGCAATGATGGTGATCTGAAGAATGAAATGGTCTCAAACGCTATGCAAAGAAACAGCTTTCAACAGAtactgcagtttcttcactttgagGGCAGTCGGAAAAAAAGGAAGTGA